The DNA sequence TtgttacatattttatttttctctgtcAGAGAAGCTGCTGGTCTCATGAGAGAGAACACAATAAATAATTAACTGGGTGATTATTACAATATATTATGAAAAAGTCTAGAAAttagtaatttttgtgttttatgaccaatatttaattataaaaaaaataaataattttttattattaaatataattttacattattaaaaacattattaatgactaattaataattacaaaacacaaaagttactaTCTCCTAACACTCTTCATATATTATTTCTCAATGAAATAAAGAACATAAACTATCTCAAATACACGGTAAAAATACAACGCATTGCAACATACAATAAACTGAAAATTAAAGGTTGATAACGAGTCGGTAATCAACCATGCACGTACATACAACAACCAATCCCACACCAATAAGTAATAGAATCGAAAAACAAACACTAATAGGAAAGCACAACTATAGCATGCATACATGCATGAATCAACAACACCAAAGCGCTTAGTTACATTGGAAGCCATGTGGCACTTTCTTTGAGCAAACATTGAGGAGCAAGCTGAGGGAGATGGGAAGGTTGAGATTGATGCCCAAAACATTTGCCTTAAGGGCGGTGCAGAGGCAAGCGGCGGCTTCAAGATCGACGAGGCCGTTGAGGAGGGAACAGCAAGGAGTCACCGGTGGCTGCCCCAAAGTTACATTCAACAAACCGTTGAGAACGTTGGCACACACCCCGAGTTTGAGCGCGTCACGTGGACATGATCCACCACCTGAAGGGTTAGGGTTTGGATTAGGACTGGGTCTATTATTACACTTGTTTCCGCATCCGGAGACAAGTGCAAAGAAGAGAACATTGATTATGAGGAAAAGAGCAATGGAGGAACTAGCTTTGTTGGAAGCCATATCACACACTAGGGTTTTCGGGTTCTTCAATTGACTCACTAAGTAAGTGTGCTATGTATTATAGCTAATAGAGCTTATTGAGTTGAAGATGAGAATTAATTCGCAGTGCATGGTGCTTATATAGTGTTGGGGGTGTCTAATTTAAGAGGACCAAACTGTGAGGTATGAGTTG is a window from the Arachis hypogaea cultivar Tifrunner chromosome 1, arahy.Tifrunner.gnm2.J5K5, whole genome shotgun sequence genome containing:
- the LOC112802951 gene encoding 14 kDa proline-rich protein DC2.15; its protein translation is MASNKASSSIALFLIINVLFFALVSGCGNKCNNRPSPNPNPNPSGGGSCPRDALKLGVCANVLNGLLNVTLGQPPVTPCCSLLNGLVDLEAAACLCTALKANVLGINLNLPISLSLLLNVCSKKVPHGFQCN